The following are encoded together in the Xanthobacter autotrophicus Py2 genome:
- a CDS encoding acetylglutamate kinase (TIGRFAM: acetylglutamate kinase~PFAM: aspartate/glutamate/uridylate kinase~KEGG: rpd:RPD_0072 acetylglutamate kinase), which translates to MSEPVMNEPLSTQVSEAQLQAEVLAKALPHMQRYDDAIVVVKYGGHAISGEEGARTFAQDIVLLEQSGVNPVVVHGGGPQIGAMLAKLGIKSEFAAGLRITDKATVEIVEMVLAGSINKQIVGFINEAGGKAIGLCGKDGNMVRARKANRVVVDNDHVVDLGFVGEPDTVDTTVLDQILGRELIPVLAPVAAAVDGGTYNVNADTFAGAIAGALGAKRFLLLTDVPGVLDKNKQLLPKLTIAEVRALIADGTISGGMIPKVETCIYALEAGVEGVVILDGKVPHAVLLELLTDHGAGTLITR; encoded by the coding sequence ATGAGCGAGCCCGTCATGAACGAGCCCCTTTCCACGCAGGTGTCGGAAGCCCAGCTGCAGGCAGAGGTCCTGGCCAAAGCGCTGCCCCACATGCAGCGCTACGACGACGCCATCGTCGTGGTGAAGTATGGCGGCCATGCCATCAGCGGCGAGGAGGGCGCGCGCACCTTCGCGCAGGACATCGTGCTGCTGGAGCAATCGGGTGTGAACCCGGTGGTGGTGCATGGCGGCGGCCCGCAGATCGGCGCCATGCTGGCCAAGCTCGGCATCAAGTCCGAATTCGCGGCCGGCCTGCGCATCACCGACAAGGCCACGGTGGAAATCGTCGAGATGGTGCTCGCCGGCTCCATCAACAAGCAGATTGTGGGCTTCATCAACGAGGCCGGCGGCAAGGCCATCGGCCTGTGCGGCAAGGACGGCAACATGGTCCGCGCCCGCAAGGCCAACCGCGTGGTGGTGGACAACGACCATGTGGTGGACCTCGGCTTCGTGGGCGAGCCGGACACGGTGGACACCACAGTGCTCGACCAGATCCTCGGCCGTGAGCTGATCCCGGTGCTCGCCCCGGTGGCGGCTGCGGTGGACGGCGGCACCTACAATGTGAATGCCGACACCTTCGCCGGCGCCATCGCCGGCGCGCTGGGGGCCAAGCGTTTCCTGCTGCTCACCGACGTGCCCGGCGTGCTGGACAAGAACAAGCAGCTGCTGCCCAAGCTCACCATCGCCGAGGTGCGGGCGCTGATCGCCGACGGCACCATTTCCGGCGGCATGATCCCGAAGGTGGAGACCTGCATCTATGCCCTGGAGGCGGGCGTGGAAGGCGTCGTCATCCTCGACGGCAAGGTGCCCCACGCGGTGCTGCTGGAACTGCTCACCGACCACGGCGCGGGCACGCTGATCACCCGCTGA
- a CDS encoding short-chain dehydrogenase/reductase SDR (PFAM: NAD-dependent epimerase/dehydratase; short-chain dehydrogenase/reductase SDR; KR domain protein~KEGG: vei:Veis_0903 short-chain dehydrogenase/reductase SDR), with translation MTALERVAVVTGGGTGIGRAVAEHLLADGYRVVVAGRDRDDDLPAAIGFAELDVTDAKAVAAFASGFPRLSALVNCAGIILHEGRELTPEGFAKVIDVNLNGSNITTLAFRAALGAAGGAVVNTASMWSYFGSGRNPAYAASKGAVLQLTRSHAVGFAAEGIRVNAVAPGWIETRLSAGALQNPERAGPIMARIPMQRWGKPSDVAQVVGFLLSPAAAYVTGAIIPVDGGFGIA, from the coding sequence ATGACTGCTTTGGAGCGCGTCGCCGTCGTCACCGGCGGCGGCACGGGGATCGGCCGCGCGGTGGCCGAGCATCTGCTGGCGGACGGCTATAGGGTGGTGGTGGCCGGGCGCGACCGGGATGACGACCTGCCGGCGGCTATCGGTTTCGCCGAGCTGGATGTCACCGACGCCAAGGCGGTGGCGGCCTTCGCATCCGGCTTCCCGCGCCTGTCGGCGCTGGTGAACTGCGCCGGCATCATCCTGCACGAGGGCCGGGAACTGACGCCAGAGGGGTTCGCCAAGGTCATCGACGTGAACCTCAACGGCTCCAACATCACGACGCTGGCCTTCCGCGCGGCGCTGGGCGCGGCGGGCGGGGCGGTGGTGAACACCGCCTCCATGTGGAGCTATTTCGGCTCGGGGCGGAACCCGGCCTATGCGGCGAGCAAGGGCGCCGTCCTCCAGCTCACCCGCTCCCACGCGGTGGGGTTCGCGGCGGAGGGCATCCGGGTGAACGCGGTGGCGCCGGGCTGGATCGAGACCCGCCTGTCCGCCGGCGCGTTGCAGAACCCCGAGCGGGCCGGACCCATCATGGCGCGCATCCCCATGCAGCGCTGGGGCAAGCCTTCCGACGTGGCGCAGGTGGTGGGCTTCCTCCTGTCCCCGGCGGCGGCCTATGTGACGGGGGCCATCATCCCCGTGGATGGTGGCTTCGGCATCGCGTGA
- a CDS encoding ABC transporter related (PFAM: ABC transporter related~SMART: AAA ATPase~KEGG: vei:Veis_0899 ABC transporter related), with protein MSMPALDNLAAGASASKAFARDVPALEVKDLWSGYGEQDVLRGIDISLKPGSIVALIGANGAGKSTLLRTISGLIRPRRGEIRLGGEVLSGLAPHRIVERGFVQSPEGKQLFLDMSIRENLLVGAANPRARARRQETLEEVFDLFPILKERQAYNASTLSGGQQQMVAVGRALMALPRVLALDEPSLGLAPIMVDRLFESIARIRERDLTILIIEQNVFQVLEMADYGYVLENGAVTLSGTGPDLLANDHLRASYLGL; from the coding sequence ATGTCCATGCCCGCGCTTGATAACCTTGCAGCTGGGGCGTCCGCGTCCAAGGCGTTCGCTCGGGATGTGCCTGCGCTCGAGGTGAAGGACCTGTGGTCGGGCTATGGCGAGCAGGATGTGCTGCGCGGCATCGACATTTCGCTCAAGCCCGGCTCCATCGTGGCGTTGATCGGCGCCAACGGGGCCGGCAAGTCCACGCTCCTGCGCACCATTTCCGGCCTCATCCGCCCGCGCCGGGGCGAGATCCGCCTCGGCGGCGAGGTGCTCTCCGGCCTTGCGCCCCACCGCATCGTGGAGCGCGGCTTCGTGCAGTCGCCGGAGGGCAAGCAATTGTTCCTCGACATGTCCATCCGCGAAAACCTGCTGGTGGGCGCCGCCAACCCGCGCGCCCGGGCGCGGCGGCAAGAGACGCTGGAGGAGGTGTTCGACCTCTTCCCGATCCTCAAGGAGCGGCAGGCCTACAACGCCTCCACCCTGTCCGGCGGGCAGCAGCAGATGGTGGCGGTGGGCCGCGCGCTCATGGCCCTGCCGCGGGTGCTGGCGCTGGACGAGCCGTCGCTGGGCCTTGCCCCCATCATGGTGGACCGCCTGTTCGAGAGCATCGCCCGCATCCGCGAACGCGACCTCACCATCCTCATCATCGAGCAGAACGTGTTCCAGGTGCTGGAGATGGCGGACTACGGCTACGTGCTGGAGAACGGCGCCGTGACCCTCTCCGGCACCGGGCCGGACCTGCTCGCGAACGATCATCTCAGGGCGAGCTATCTGGGGCTGTGA
- a CDS encoding ABC transporter related (PFAM: ABC transporter related~SMART: AAA ATPase~KEGG: vei:Veis_0898 ABC transporter related) — protein MSTRILEVDGISKRFGGLQAVSPLSFHMEPGEILGLLGPNGAGKTTAFNMIAGALRTDTGAIRFSGRDIVGEKPWDICRLGIARTFQLSKPFGGLSVVENVMVGAFVRTSSESEARAEAEKVVDFLGLSAKACTDAEDLTAFDRRKLELGRALATGPRLLLMDEVVAGATPTEAQEMVALVRRVRDLGVSILIVEHVMKVIMGLSDRVIVLDYGKLIADGPPQQVVNQPDVLKAYFGERYVHARA, from the coding sequence ATGAGCACCCGCATCCTCGAGGTGGACGGCATCTCCAAGCGCTTCGGCGGCCTGCAGGCGGTCTCGCCGCTCTCCTTCCACATGGAGCCGGGCGAGATCCTCGGCCTGCTCGGCCCCAACGGCGCGGGCAAGACCACCGCCTTCAACATGATCGCCGGGGCGCTGCGCACCGACACCGGCGCCATCCGCTTCAGCGGCCGCGACATCGTGGGCGAGAAGCCGTGGGACATCTGCCGCCTCGGCATCGCCCGCACCTTCCAGCTCTCGAAGCCGTTCGGCGGGCTCTCGGTGGTGGAGAACGTGATGGTGGGCGCCTTCGTGCGCACGTCCTCCGAGTCGGAAGCCCGCGCCGAGGCCGAGAAGGTGGTGGATTTTCTGGGCCTGTCCGCCAAAGCCTGCACGGATGCGGAGGACCTCACCGCCTTCGACCGGCGCAAGCTGGAACTTGGACGGGCGCTCGCCACCGGCCCGCGCCTGCTGCTGATGGACGAGGTGGTGGCCGGTGCCACGCCCACCGAGGCGCAGGAGATGGTGGCGCTGGTGCGCCGGGTGCGCGACCTCGGCGTCTCCATCCTCATCGTCGAGCACGTGATGAAGGTGATCATGGGCCTGTCGGACCGGGTCATCGTGCTCGACTACGGCAAGCTCATCGCCGACGGACCGCCGCAGCAGGTGGTGAACCAGCCCGACGTGCTGAAGGCCTATTTCGGAGAGCGCTATGTCCATGCCCGCGCTTGA
- a CDS encoding inner-membrane translocator (PFAM: inner-membrane translocator~KEGG: vei:Veis_0896 inner-membrane translocator), with product MDPLTLSFAVINGLLLGGIYGGVALGLSLIFGVMRVINFAHGSFLMLAMYCSYLLWASLGVHPYVSILVTVPFLFAVGYVVQSVVISPLIRRERALVVEPTSALLLTAGVYLVVDNSVLMAFGPDVRSVTTDITYESIFVAGLPINMARLIGFAAAILVAFALSFWLKHSDMGRAIRATAQNRDAAAMSGINVPLIYNVTFGLGCAVLGLFGALLVPFFSITPTIGLSFGIKSFLVVVLGGIGSIPGSILGGLLLGVFESVAAQFVTATSAAIFSFGLFIVILLMRPAGLMGRA from the coding sequence ATGGATCCCCTGACCCTTTCCTTTGCGGTCATCAACGGACTTCTGCTCGGCGGAATCTACGGTGGCGTCGCCCTCGGGCTGAGCCTCATCTTCGGTGTCATGCGCGTCATCAATTTTGCGCACGGCTCGTTCCTGATGCTGGCCATGTATTGCTCGTATCTTCTTTGGGCGAGCCTTGGGGTGCATCCCTATGTCAGCATCCTTGTCACCGTGCCGTTCCTGTTCGCCGTCGGCTATGTGGTGCAGAGCGTAGTCATCTCCCCGCTCATCCGGCGCGAGCGGGCGCTGGTGGTGGAACCCACGAGCGCCCTGCTGCTCACCGCCGGCGTCTATCTGGTGGTGGACAACAGCGTGCTCATGGCGTTCGGCCCGGACGTGCGCTCGGTGACCACCGACATCACCTATGAATCGATCTTCGTCGCCGGCCTGCCCATCAACATGGCCCGGCTCATCGGCTTTGCCGCCGCGATCCTCGTGGCCTTCGCCCTGTCGTTCTGGCTCAAGCATTCGGACATGGGCCGCGCCATCCGCGCCACGGCGCAGAACCGGGATGCGGCGGCCATGTCCGGCATCAACGTGCCGCTGATCTACAACGTCACCTTCGGCCTCGGCTGCGCCGTGCTCGGCCTGTTCGGGGCGCTGCTGGTGCCGTTCTTCTCCATCACCCCCACCATCGGCCTGTCGTTCGGCATCAAGTCGTTCCTGGTGGTGGTGCTGGGCGGCATCGGCTCCATCCCCGGTTCGATCCTCGGCGGGCTGCTGCTCGGCGTGTTCGAATCCGTGGCCGCCCAGTTCGTCACCGCCACCTCGGCGGCGATCTTCTCCTTCGGCCTGTTCATCGTGATCCTGCTCATGCGGCCTGCGGGCCTCATGGGCCGAGCTTGA
- a CDS encoding Extracellular ligand-binding receptor (PFAM: Extracellular ligand-binding receptor~KEGG: vei:Veis_0895 extracellular ligand-binding receptor) gives MIRQILGGTLVLAAAAAIGLAPAKADPQDVTVGFVLPLSGGSATIGNQTKLGAQVAAEQINAAGGIASLGGAKLKLIFADSQSKPDIGASETERLIQRENVALLVGAYNSAVTFPASEVAERYKTPWIVTGAVKDEITERGFKYVFRPNNKATYDAREQLDAIDLLKKETGKGPSSIGLFYEGTDWGRSHAANIKKFAKERGYTISLDESFPPNQVDFTAQMLKIRAAKPEALIVVAYTPDHLLFTRQYFENKINIPYGIHSVGGGSEDPSFYKAVPQKAVDYLFVQEDWQIDRLKTDTDPRVVDANTRFKAQAGYDINSYGAQGISNIYLIKDVLERSASADREKIRDALAATDITSGMPLIVGYQRIKFDEQGQNTFAHGVISENIGGERRTIWPSANRAPDTKPVWPVPDWSAR, from the coding sequence ATGATCCGGCAGATTCTGGGTGGCACACTGGTGCTCGCGGCGGCGGCCGCCATCGGTCTTGCACCGGCGAAGGCCGATCCGCAGGACGTGACGGTGGGCTTCGTGCTGCCGCTGTCCGGCGGTTCGGCCACCATCGGCAACCAGACAAAGCTCGGCGCCCAGGTGGCGGCCGAACAGATCAACGCGGCGGGCGGCATCGCCTCCCTCGGCGGGGCGAAGCTGAAGCTGATTTTCGCCGACAGCCAGTCCAAGCCCGATATCGGCGCCTCGGAGACCGAGCGGCTGATCCAGCGCGAGAACGTCGCCCTGCTGGTGGGCGCCTACAACAGCGCGGTCACCTTCCCGGCCTCGGAAGTGGCCGAGCGCTACAAAACGCCGTGGATCGTCACCGGCGCGGTGAAGGACGAGATCACCGAGCGCGGCTTCAAATACGTGTTCCGCCCCAACAACAAGGCCACCTACGACGCGCGCGAGCAGCTCGACGCCATCGATCTTCTGAAGAAGGAGACCGGCAAGGGTCCCTCAAGCATCGGCCTGTTCTACGAAGGCACCGACTGGGGCCGCTCGCACGCCGCGAACATCAAGAAGTTCGCCAAGGAGCGCGGCTACACCATCTCCCTCGACGAGAGCTTCCCGCCCAACCAGGTGGACTTCACCGCCCAGATGCTGAAGATCCGCGCGGCGAAGCCCGAGGCGCTCATCGTGGTGGCCTATACGCCGGACCACCTGCTGTTCACCCGCCAGTATTTCGAGAACAAGATCAACATTCCCTACGGCATCCACTCGGTGGGCGGCGGCTCTGAAGATCCGTCCTTCTACAAGGCGGTGCCGCAGAAGGCCGTGGACTATCTGTTCGTGCAGGAAGACTGGCAGATCGACCGCCTGAAGACCGACACCGACCCGCGCGTGGTGGATGCAAACACCCGCTTCAAGGCCCAGGCCGGCTACGATATCAATTCCTACGGCGCCCAGGGCATCTCCAACATCTATCTCATCAAGGACGTGCTGGAGCGGTCCGCCTCCGCCGACCGGGAGAAGATCCGCGACGCGCTCGCCGCCACCGACATCACCTCCGGCATGCCGCTGATCGTCGGCTACCAGCGCATCAAGTTCGATGAGCAGGGCCAGAACACCTTCGCCCATGGGGTGATTTCCGAGAACATCGGCGGCGAGCGCCGCACCATCTGGCCCTCCGCCAACCGCGCCCCCGACACCAAGCCGGTTTGGCCGGTGCCGGACTGGTCGGCCCGCTGA
- a CDS encoding inner-membrane translocator (PFAM: inner-membrane translocator~KEGG: vei:Veis_0897 inner-membrane translocator), translated as MRASFTLILGLPLFVAALILPFVVADSYVVHSAAMVLYFAYMASSWNFVCGYVGQVSLGHAAFSGIAGYASVLLFTGLGLSPWIGMILGGLLAAAISVPVGYATFRLKGPYFTLTSIAFAEIMRIWLENTDEFLGIPLKGAQGLTVPPVGGTSFLAFQFDGKLPYYFIILAMLVGVMAATHVMERSRLGFYLKAIRGNRDGAEALGIDPTRYCLTALALSAFLTGLGGAYYAQLFRYINPERNMGIDLSIDMAVMTIVGGQGTLLGPTLGALVLHPVGEMVRAMLGGHVLGLHLIIYGVVLMLAVLYFPKGIIAPLQRWLTPAPKTPAPKAPAHMVTPKEVEGR; from the coding sequence ATGCGCGCCTCCTTCACCCTCATCCTCGGCCTGCCGCTGTTCGTGGCGGCGCTGATCCTGCCGTTCGTGGTCGCCGACAGCTATGTGGTCCATTCGGCGGCCATGGTGCTCTATTTCGCCTACATGGCCTCGTCGTGGAACTTCGTCTGCGGCTATGTGGGGCAGGTCTCGCTGGGCCACGCCGCCTTCTCCGGCATCGCCGGCTATGCCAGCGTGCTGCTGTTCACCGGGCTCGGCCTGTCGCCCTGGATCGGCATGATCCTCGGCGGCCTGCTGGCGGCGGCCATCTCGGTGCCGGTGGGCTATGCCACCTTCCGGCTGAAGGGGCCCTACTTCACCCTCACCAGCATCGCCTTTGCCGAGATCATGCGCATCTGGCTGGAAAATACCGACGAGTTCCTCGGCATCCCGCTGAAGGGCGCGCAGGGGCTCACGGTTCCGCCGGTGGGAGGCACCAGCTTTCTCGCTTTCCAGTTCGACGGCAAGCTGCCCTATTACTTCATCATCCTCGCCATGCTGGTGGGGGTGATGGCGGCGACCCATGTCATGGAGCGCTCGCGGCTCGGCTTTTACCTCAAAGCCATCCGCGGCAACCGCGACGGCGCCGAGGCGCTGGGCATCGACCCCACCCGCTACTGCCTGACCGCGCTGGCGCTCTCCGCCTTCCTCACCGGCCTTGGCGGCGCCTATTACGCGCAGCTGTTCCGCTACATCAATCCGGAGCGGAACATGGGCATCGACCTGTCCATCGACATGGCGGTGATGACTATCGTGGGCGGGCAGGGCACCCTGCTCGGCCCGACGCTGGGCGCTTTGGTGCTGCATCCGGTGGGCGAGATGGTGCGCGCCATGCTGGGCGGCCATGTGCTGGGGCTGCACCTCATCATCTACGGCGTCGTGCTGATGCTGGCGGTGCTGTATTTCCCGAAAGGCATCATCGCCCCGCTCCAGCGCTGGCTGACCCCTGCACCTAAAACACCCGCCCCGAAAGCGCCGGCGCACATGGTGACGCCCAAGGAGGTCGAGGGACGATGA
- a CDS encoding GCN5-related N-acetyltransferase (PFAM: GCN5-related N-acetyltransferase~KEGG: bbt:BBta_0385 phosphinothricin acetyltransferase (PPT N-acetyltransferase)), whose product MPIRPATPADIPAIAAIYDEAVRTGTASFELAPPGVSEMTRRHAALVEAGFPYLVMDEGGVVLGYAYVGAFRPRIAYRHTVENSIYVAPAAQGRGVGRALLEALIAACEAAGFRQMVAVIGDSANAGSIGLHRACGFADIGILPATGLKFGRWIDTVLMQRPLGPGSDTVPEEADLSFSG is encoded by the coding sequence ATGCCGATCCGTCCCGCCACTCCCGCCGACATCCCCGCCATCGCCGCCATCTATGACGAGGCCGTGCGCACCGGCACCGCCTCGTTCGAGCTGGCGCCGCCCGGCGTCAGCGAGATGACGCGCCGCCACGCCGCATTGGTGGAGGCGGGCTTTCCGTATCTGGTGATGGACGAGGGCGGGGTGGTGCTGGGCTATGCCTATGTGGGCGCCTTCCGCCCGCGCATCGCCTATCGCCACACCGTGGAGAATTCCATCTATGTGGCACCGGCGGCGCAGGGGCGCGGGGTCGGCCGCGCGCTTTTGGAAGCGCTGATCGCGGCGTGCGAGGCTGCGGGCTTCCGCCAGATGGTGGCGGTGATCGGCGACAGCGCCAATGCCGGCTCCATCGGCCTGCACCGCGCCTGCGGCTTCGCCGACATCGGCATCCTGCCGGCCACCGGCCTGAAGTTCGGCCGGTGGATCGATACGGTGCTCATGCAACGCCCCCTCGGGCCCGGCTCTGACACCGTGCCCGAGGAAGCGGACCTCAGCTTCAGCGGGTGA
- a CDS encoding iron-containing alcohol dehydrogenase (PFAM: iron-containing alcohol dehydrogenase; 3-dehydroquinate synthase~KEGG: vei:Veis_1883 iron-containing alcohol dehydrogenase) codes for MKVFGAPRRYVQGKGALDHLGPELARLTDAAALVIDPFIDDLFGARLQASCNAAGVSLARLRFGGESSPAEIDRLLAALGDTPPPLVAAAGGGKCIDAGKALANRIGAKVATIPTIASTDAPTSHNYVLYDDDHRLLAVEKLPANPDLVLVDTQVIAEAPRLLFLAGIGDAVVKLFEVERCVAAKGRNVFGADPAFSALILARGCYDVLRRHAPAALAAVDRKAADDALDLVVEATVLMSGLSFESGGLSIAHSMTRGLSAVPKYARALHGLEVAYGVLVQLVLEGRDADFFDDLLGFYAAIGLPTSLVALAGAAPTPEEAATIARLTLSAPHARHFPRVLEEAEVVRAILAIEEGRFADALVEDAMQGSKSPSTAPGLAV; via the coding sequence ATGAAGGTGTTCGGCGCGCCGCGGCGCTATGTGCAGGGCAAGGGGGCGCTGGATCATCTGGGTCCCGAGCTGGCGCGCCTCACCGACGCCGCTGCGCTGGTCATAGACCCCTTCATCGACGATCTGTTCGGCGCCCGCCTTCAGGCCTCGTGCAACGCGGCGGGGGTGAGCCTTGCCCGCCTGCGCTTCGGCGGGGAAAGCTCACCCGCGGAGATCGACCGCCTGCTTGCAGCGCTGGGCGACACCCCGCCCCCGCTGGTCGCGGCGGCGGGCGGCGGCAAGTGCATCGACGCGGGCAAGGCGCTCGCCAACCGCATCGGCGCGAAGGTGGCGACCATCCCCACCATTGCCTCCACCGACGCGCCCACCAGCCACAATTACGTGCTCTATGACGACGACCACCGCCTGCTCGCGGTGGAGAAGCTGCCGGCCAATCCGGACCTGGTGCTGGTGGATACCCAGGTGATCGCCGAGGCGCCGCGCCTTCTGTTCCTCGCCGGCATCGGCGATGCGGTGGTGAAGCTGTTCGAGGTGGAGCGCTGCGTGGCGGCGAAGGGCCGCAACGTGTTCGGCGCCGATCCCGCCTTCTCCGCCCTGATCCTCGCCCGCGGCTGCTACGACGTGCTGCGCCGCCACGCCCCGGCGGCGCTCGCCGCCGTGGACCGCAAGGCGGCCGACGACGCCCTTGACCTGGTGGTGGAAGCAACCGTGCTCATGAGCGGCCTCAGCTTCGAGAGCGGCGGCCTGTCCATCGCCCATTCCATGACGCGGGGCCTCTCCGCCGTGCCGAAATATGCCCGCGCGCTGCACGGGCTGGAGGTCGCCTACGGCGTGCTGGTGCAATTGGTGCTGGAGGGCCGTGACGCGGACTTCTTCGACGATCTCCTCGGCTTCTACGCCGCCATCGGCCTGCCCACGAGTCTTGTCGCCCTCGCCGGTGCGGCCCCCACGCCCGAGGAAGCGGCCACCATCGCCCGCCTCACCCTCTCGGCGCCCCACGCCCGGCATTTCCCCCGGGTGCTGGAAGAGGCGGAGGTGGTGCGCGCCATCCTCGCCATCGAGGAGGGGCGGTTCGCGGACGCGCTTGTGGAGGATGCAATGCAGGGGAGCAAATCCCCCAGCACCGCACCCGGGCTGGCCGTGTGA
- a CDS encoding transcriptional regulator, GntR family (PFAM: regulatory protein GntR HTH; GntR domain protein~KEGG: sme:SMa1759 putative GntR-family transcriptional regulator), whose amino-acid sequence MDAMAELRQIEKENLSARVYGRIRRALIDGQFEPGERLRISALAADLGTSITPVREAIFRLVSEQALEMKAATAIHVPLLDSARLKEIQLIRMELEGAASARAAQRITDKQIRRLEQIQDEFIEAAATNPKKASLKNRDFHFALIEIAELPLLESIVENMWTLMGPLLSVFHSTLPPRQIAGEDHRHYDVLEALRARDPERAQHAIQQDIAWGLVMADWLDEQAKAPPGKRKLASLTAE is encoded by the coding sequence GTGGATGCCATGGCCGAGTTGCGGCAGATCGAGAAGGAAAATCTATCGGCCCGCGTCTACGGCCGCATCCGCCGGGCGCTGATCGACGGGCAGTTCGAGCCCGGCGAGCGGCTGCGCATCTCCGCGCTCGCGGCCGATCTGGGCACCTCCATCACCCCGGTGCGCGAGGCCATCTTCCGCCTGGTGAGCGAGCAGGCGCTGGAGATGAAGGCCGCCACCGCCATTCATGTGCCGCTCTTGGACAGCGCCCGGCTGAAGGAGATCCAGCTCATCCGCATGGAGCTGGAGGGCGCCGCCTCCGCCCGCGCCGCCCAGCGCATCACCGACAAGCAGATCCGCCGGCTGGAGCAGATCCAGGACGAGTTCATCGAGGCCGCCGCCACCAACCCGAAGAAGGCGAGCCTGAAGAACCGCGACTTCCACTTCGCGCTGATCGAGATCGCCGAGCTGCCGCTGCTCGAATCCATCGTGGAGAATATGTGGACGCTGATGGGACCGCTGCTCAGCGTGTTCCACTCCACCTTGCCGCCGCGCCAGATCGCCGGCGAGGACCACCGCCACTATGACGTGCTGGAAGCGCTCCGGGCGCGCGATCCGGAGCGGGCGCAGCATGCCATCCAGCAGGACATCGCCTGGGGCCTCGTCATGGCCGACTGGCTGGACGAGCAGGCCAAGGCCCCGCCCGGCAAGCGCAAGCTCGCCTCCCTCACCGCCGAGTGA